From Bacillus sp. FSL K6-3431, the proteins below share one genomic window:
- a CDS encoding squalene/phytoene synthase family protein, with translation MSAFPKDAMRMLKETSRTFYIPITFLQKELKYSVAAAYLVFRAIDEIEDHEELNNEEKCTILMQVSELFKQPFDNEQYVRILGRTRDGMPEVTLRLEEWLQACPKDALPIVMNAACEMAYGMAKWANANWEIHTPEDLDDYTYYVAGIVGVMLSDLWEHYGEEKTDRELAIGYGRGLQAVNILRNEQEDLVERGVSFVPDGWTRADLFVYAEENLAKADEYMKFLKRKSILLFCRLPLALAHKTLNAMKEGRGKMTRAEVEQTVEEVQID, from the coding sequence ATGAGTGCGTTTCCTAAAGATGCGATGCGTATGCTAAAAGAGACGAGTCGTACATTTTATATACCAATTACTTTTTTGCAGAAGGAGTTAAAGTACTCGGTTGCAGCTGCTTATTTAGTATTTCGGGCCATTGATGAAATTGAGGATCATGAAGAGCTGAACAATGAGGAAAAATGCACGATCTTAATGCAAGTAAGTGAATTATTTAAACAACCATTTGATAACGAACAATATGTAAGAATTCTTGGACGGACAAGGGATGGAATGCCAGAGGTTACACTTCGTTTAGAAGAATGGCTGCAAGCTTGTCCAAAGGATGCCCTGCCGATAGTTATGAACGCTGCTTGTGAAATGGCATATGGTATGGCAAAATGGGCAAATGCAAATTGGGAAATCCACACGCCTGAAGATTTGGATGACTATACATATTACGTTGCAGGAATTGTCGGAGTCATGCTTTCGGACCTTTGGGAGCACTATGGCGAAGAAAAAACAGACCGGGAACTGGCCATCGGTTATGGGCGCGGGCTTCAGGCCGTAAACATTCTGCGTAATGAGCAGGAGGATTTGGTTGAACGCGGTGTAAGCTTTGTACCCGATGGATGGACTCGTGCTGATCTGTTCGTATATGCAGAAGAAAACCTGGCAAAAGCAGATGAATATATGAAGTTTCTCAAGAGGAAAAGCATATTATTATTCTGCCGTCTGCCGCTCGCCCTGGCCCACAAAACGTTAAATGCGATGAAAGAGGGACGAGGAAAAATGACACGTGCAGAAGTAGAACAAACGGTGGAAGAAGTTCAAATCGATTAA